Proteins found in one Amycolatopsis umgeniensis genomic segment:
- a CDS encoding DUF222 domain-containing protein has product MSETFLPELPQELWRAGKLELAHGVLQFLQMMRIASAGLGRYLAEVESRGAKDLYGYGSTAAWFADVAGLSRGEASPIVSQAIALNPTRALDGTEIPAVAPATGAAAAEGAIGEQRIKQILEILARIPTDVSVEDRECAEKTLADLARDAGPRQVSKLGDNLLAWLDPDGNEPKDPEPKQPSREVTLERRKDGFWTLNGLLDDELGARTAAALEAYAAPPPIDESGQADIRTKAERQGDAWAELLDLAVACPDQPGTNGYRTLIHVTIGLEELKTGLGTACVDFIGTMTAREARMAACDCLMLPVVMNAAGEPLDVGRLKRFVTPAQRRALNIRDRGCAFPSCHRRPRNCHAHHIDHWADGGPTDLRNLVLLCGFHHRLIHHGDWQVRMAADGLPEFIPPQYLDPLQRARRNTLHRATA; this is encoded by the coding sequence GTGTCCGAGACCTTTCTCCCCGAACTGCCGCAGGAGCTGTGGCGCGCCGGCAAGCTGGAGCTTGCCCATGGCGTGCTGCAGTTCCTGCAGATGATGCGGATCGCCTCCGCCGGGCTGGGGCGGTATCTGGCGGAGGTCGAGTCCCGGGGCGCGAAAGACCTCTACGGCTACGGTTCCACGGCGGCGTGGTTCGCTGATGTGGCGGGGTTGTCGCGGGGTGAGGCCAGTCCGATCGTGAGTCAGGCGATCGCGCTGAACCCGACCCGAGCCCTGGACGGCACGGAGATTCCGGCGGTCGCTCCCGCGACCGGCGCGGCTGCCGCCGAGGGCGCGATCGGAGAGCAGCGGATCAAGCAGATCCTGGAGATCCTGGCCCGGATCCCAACAGATGTGTCGGTGGAGGATCGGGAGTGCGCGGAGAAGACCCTCGCCGATCTGGCCCGCGACGCCGGGCCCCGGCAGGTGTCGAAGCTCGGGGACAACCTGCTCGCCTGGCTCGACCCCGATGGGAACGAACCCAAAGACCCCGAACCCAAACAACCCAGCCGCGAAGTCACCCTGGAACGGCGCAAGGACGGGTTCTGGACACTGAACGGCCTCCTCGACGACGAACTCGGTGCCCGCACCGCCGCAGCCCTCGAGGCCTACGCGGCACCACCCCCGATCGACGAATCCGGCCAAGCCGATATACGCACCAAAGCCGAACGTCAAGGCGATGCGTGGGCCGAACTCCTGGACTTGGCGGTCGCGTGTCCTGATCAGCCTGGGACCAACGGCTACCGGACTCTGATCCACGTGACCATCGGGCTCGAGGAACTCAAGACCGGGCTCGGCACCGCCTGCGTGGACTTCATCGGCACGATGACCGCCCGCGAAGCCAGGATGGCCGCCTGCGATTGCCTGATGTTGCCGGTCGTGATGAACGCGGCTGGTGAGCCGCTGGATGTGGGGCGGTTGAAGCGGTTCGTCACCCCCGCCCAGCGCCGAGCCCTCAACATCCGCGACCGAGGCTGCGCCTTCCCCAGCTGTCACCGCAGACCGAGGAACTGTCACGCCCACCACATTGATCACTGGGCAGACGGCGGCCCCACCGACCTCCGCAACCTCGTCCTGCTCTGCGGGTTCCACCACCGCCTGATCCACCACGGCGACTGGCAAGTCCGGATGGCAGCCGATGGGTTACCGGAGTTCATCCCACCCCAGTACCTGGACCCGCTACAACGAGCCCGGCGCAACACCCTCCACCGCGCCACCGCATAA
- a CDS encoding DUF1801 domain-containing protein, protein MAKFANVDDYIAALPEGLREIATALRPIVNAALPGSIEAMYHASPTWSAGAAAGKNLVCLVKAYTSYVTFALWKGQLVDDPSGRLEASAREMAHVKLRSVDDIDAALFTGWLEQARDLESVAAAR, encoded by the coding sequence ATGGCCAAGTTCGCGAACGTCGACGACTACATCGCCGCTCTCCCCGAGGGCCTGCGCGAGATCGCCACCGCGCTGCGCCCGATCGTCAACGCCGCCCTGCCGGGCTCCATCGAGGCGATGTACCACGCCTCTCCGACCTGGAGTGCGGGCGCGGCCGCGGGAAAGAACCTCGTCTGCCTGGTGAAGGCGTACACGTCGTACGTCACGTTCGCCCTCTGGAAGGGGCAGCTCGTCGACGACCCGTCCGGAAGGCTCGAGGCGAGTGCCCGCGAGATGGCCCACGTCAAGCTGCGCTCGGTCGACGACATCGACGCCGCGCTGTTCACCGGCTGGCTCGAGCAGGCACGGGACCTCGAAAGCGTCGCCGCCGCGCGATGA
- a CDS encoding YchJ family metal-binding protein, with protein sequence MPAITDESRCPCGLGEPYGACCGRFHRGTATAPTAELLMRSRFSAFAVGDTAYLTKTWHPRTLPADLELDPGQRWTFLEILGKTGGGLLETEGTVEFRAHYRQDRRPGSMHENSHFVRLDGKWIYVEPVA encoded by the coding sequence GTGCCTGCGATCACCGACGAATCCCGTTGCCCGTGCGGCCTCGGCGAGCCCTACGGCGCTTGCTGCGGCCGCTTCCACCGGGGAACCGCGACAGCGCCGACGGCCGAACTCCTGATGCGCTCGCGGTTCAGCGCGTTCGCCGTCGGCGACACCGCGTACCTCACGAAGACCTGGCACCCGAGGACCCTCCCCGCCGATCTCGAGCTCGACCCGGGACAGCGCTGGACGTTCCTGGAGATCCTCGGCAAAACCGGCGGCGGACTGCTCGAAACCGAAGGCACCGTCGAGTTCCGGGCCCACTACCGGCAGGATCGCCGGCCCGGCAGCATGCACGAGAACAGCCACTTCGTCCGCCTCGACGGGAAGTGGATCTACGTGGAACCCGTCGCCTGA